In Gossypium hirsutum isolate 1008001.06 chromosome D06, Gossypium_hirsutum_v2.1, whole genome shotgun sequence, one genomic interval encodes:
- the LOC107901119 gene encoding enhanced ethylene response protein 5 isoform X1 — translation MAYPSMGEAHRRITDYLNKFCDAVSYQDVASLAQLFSFSSNSPSLLSLADVLNFFQDANRLIKQSDKFSQFGEILAPLFRSLQSYRLGNLVEAYHAFEKFANAFIQEFRNWESAWALEALYVIAYEIRVLAERADRELSSNGKSPEKLKGAGSFLMKVFGVLAGKGPKRVGALYVTCQLFKIYFKLGTVHLCRSVIRSIETARIFDFEEFPRRDKVTYMYYTGRLEVFNENFPAADHKLSYALTHCNPLREANIRMILKYLIPVKLSLGILPKTCLLEKYNLLEYNDVVKALKRGDLRLLRHALQEHEDQFLRSGVYLVLEKLELQVYQRLVKKIYFIQKQKDPSKAHQLKLEVIVKALKWLEMDMDLDEVECIMTILIYKNLVKGYFAHKSKVVVLSKQDPFPKLNGKPVNS, via the exons AAGATGTAGCTTCCCTTGCTCAGCTCTTTTCCTTCTCCTCCAACTCACCTTCTCTCCTTTCCCTTGCTGACGTCCTAAACTTCTTCCAG GATGCTAATAGATTGATAAAACAATCGGATAAGTTTTCCCAGTTTGGTGAGATTTTGGCCCCGCTTTTTCGTTCTTTGCAAAGCTACAGACTTGGAAACTTGGTTGAAGCCTACCATGCGTTTGAAAAATTTGCAAA TGCTTTTATTCAGGAGTTTCGAAATTGGGAATCAGCGTGGGCATTGGAGGCTTTGTATGttattgcttatgaaattagGGTTCTTGCTGAAAGG GCTGATAGAGAGTTGTCTTCTAATGGAAAGTCCCCTGAGAAGTTGAAAGGAGCTGGCTCATTCCTCATGAAAGTATTTGGTGTTCTCGCT GGAAAAGGCCCAAAACGTGTCGGAGCATTATATGTGACTTGCCAACTGTTTAAAATCTACTTCAAG CTTGGTACAGTACACCTCTGTCGAAGTGTAATAAGAAGTATTGAAACTGCTCGTATTTTTGACTTTGAAGAATTTCCTAGAAGAGACAAG GTCACCTACATGTATTACACTGGGCGTTTGGaagtttttaatgaaaattttcctgCT GCTGACCATAAATTATCATATGCCTTGACACATTGCAACCCTCTTAGAGAAGCAAATATAAG GATGATATTGAAATACTTGATACCAGTCAAGCTTTCATTGGGCATCTTACCTAAAACTTGCCTCCTAGAGAAGTATAACCTCCTTGAG TACAATGATGTTGTAAAAGCTCTAAAAAGGGGTGATCTCCGTCTTCTTCGGCATGCTCTCCAAGAACATGAAGACCA GTTTTTGAGATCTGGTGTGTACCTTGTCCTGGAGAAGCTCGAGCTCCAAGTTTACCAAAGATTGGTCAAAAAAAT TTACTTCATCCAAAAGCAAAAGGACCCAAGCAAAGCTCACCAGTTGAAGTTGGAAGTAATTGTCAAAGCATTGAAATGGCTTGAGATGGACATGGATCTAGACGAG GTTGAGTGTATAATGACCATTCTTATATACAAAAATCTTGTGAAAGGGTACTTTGCTCACAAGAGCAAAGTGGTAGTTTTAAGCAAGCAAGACCCTTTCCCCAAATTAAATGGAAAGCCTGTTAACTCATAA
- the LOC107901119 gene encoding enhanced ethylene response protein 5 isoform X2 — translation MAYPSMGEAHRRITDYLNKFCDAVSYQDVASLAQLFSFSSNSPSLLSLADVLNFFQDANRLIKQSDKFSQFGEILAPLFRSLQSYRLGNLVEAYHAFEKFANAFIQEFRNWESAWALEALYVIAYEIRVLAERADRELSSNGKSPEKLKGAGSFLMKVFGVLAGKGPKRVGALYVTCQLFKIYFKLGTVHLCRSVIRSIETARIFDFEEFPRRDKVTYMYYTGRLEVFNENFPAADHKLSYALTHCNPLREANIRMILKYLIPVKLSLGILPKTCLLEKYNLLEYNDVVKALKRGDLRLLRHALQEHEDQFLRSGVYLVLEKLELQVYQRLVKKIYFIQKQKDPSKAHQLKLEVIVKALKWLEMDMDLDEV, via the exons AAGATGTAGCTTCCCTTGCTCAGCTCTTTTCCTTCTCCTCCAACTCACCTTCTCTCCTTTCCCTTGCTGACGTCCTAAACTTCTTCCAG GATGCTAATAGATTGATAAAACAATCGGATAAGTTTTCCCAGTTTGGTGAGATTTTGGCCCCGCTTTTTCGTTCTTTGCAAAGCTACAGACTTGGAAACTTGGTTGAAGCCTACCATGCGTTTGAAAAATTTGCAAA TGCTTTTATTCAGGAGTTTCGAAATTGGGAATCAGCGTGGGCATTGGAGGCTTTGTATGttattgcttatgaaattagGGTTCTTGCTGAAAGG GCTGATAGAGAGTTGTCTTCTAATGGAAAGTCCCCTGAGAAGTTGAAAGGAGCTGGCTCATTCCTCATGAAAGTATTTGGTGTTCTCGCT GGAAAAGGCCCAAAACGTGTCGGAGCATTATATGTGACTTGCCAACTGTTTAAAATCTACTTCAAG CTTGGTACAGTACACCTCTGTCGAAGTGTAATAAGAAGTATTGAAACTGCTCGTATTTTTGACTTTGAAGAATTTCCTAGAAGAGACAAG GTCACCTACATGTATTACACTGGGCGTTTGGaagtttttaatgaaaattttcctgCT GCTGACCATAAATTATCATATGCCTTGACACATTGCAACCCTCTTAGAGAAGCAAATATAAG GATGATATTGAAATACTTGATACCAGTCAAGCTTTCATTGGGCATCTTACCTAAAACTTGCCTCCTAGAGAAGTATAACCTCCTTGAG TACAATGATGTTGTAAAAGCTCTAAAAAGGGGTGATCTCCGTCTTCTTCGGCATGCTCTCCAAGAACATGAAGACCA GTTTTTGAGATCTGGTGTGTACCTTGTCCTGGAGAAGCTCGAGCTCCAAGTTTACCAAAGATTGGTCAAAAAAAT TTACTTCATCCAAAAGCAAAAGGACCCAAGCAAAGCTCACCAGTTGAAGTTGGAAGTAATTGTCAAAGCATTGAAATGGCTTGAGATGGACATGGATCTAGACGAG GTTTGA
- the LOC107901117 gene encoding uncharacterized protein: protein MRITNRVKQKQIYLLLQRQLHEVMTNHQCFPVVALSVKVLDSIPEYQQRMENSNLMILKKIKKRIEDKAVSKQFIRAESLWSHRKDSSQMPGTIQVSVLDFKGLHSSSSSSSSKVSIKVSKGKIEYQTWDKGEFSFPLTTLRDNLIITIQDAEGNEISHTGLETRLVVEKGVWDDIFHLEGGGHVHMKLQFFLNEEERQRIRIMRESALKKKHEELCNSGHGSPKNASVSFSEASQLSVPLNNPKDAKFDIDNRDRSYSIQKQKSTDSVPSELEKHNNSKNKHEELRDSGHGSPNKASVSYSEVSGSKESSFRSGLLANEANQVSVPLNNVKDANFDITSRNRSSIQKQKSTDSVPSELEKRNNSKKPRPAEKGHSNVKNMINAFEGSLYQDVRPSIKPPPKISQTRKIGANSFLVNSHLNEAETEKIKPPKVTLGTINREKVQTFGSVEPIYGAAPSKESEQLKDKFKVKQRESVVKEEKKYSKDFKRASITEKGEFSQRILDKYSKGNQSWNLFSAKQYSRRKSVTKEGREENFQKDPREAEGTSNGKRKSVAIWSNHHCSIGSSGLWIFPGEAKCSCITTGAKQTMDQMGGFCDEANTHQINLSSCDPKSTGEANDADAGTAVVENEDGKTSEKLGRRVETSMNPEESIGPFGKVIKVVVMAGFATLVLLTRTYRHSCFV from the exons ATGCGGATAACAAACAGAGTGAAACAAAAGCAGATTTATCTTTTGCTCCAGAGACAACTCCATGAGGTAATGACAAACCACCAATGTTTTCCGGTTGTTGCACTATCTGTGAAGGTTTTGGACTCCATTCCTGAATATCAGCAGAGAATGGAAAACTCAAACCTAATGATCCtgaagaaaatcaagaaaagaaTTGAAGATAAGGCTGTTTCCAAGCAATTTATTCGTGCAGAATCTCTATGG TCTCACAGAAAAGATTCCTCTCAAATGCCAGGAACCATCCAAGTTTCAG TTCTGGATTTCAAGGGTCTCCAttcatcgtcatcatcatcatcatcaaaagTATCAATAAAAG TTTCCAAGGGAAAAATAGAGTACCAGACTTGGGACAAAGGGGAATTCTCATT TCCATTGACAACCCTTCGTGACAATTTGATTATAACAATACAAGATGCAGAGGGAAACGAGATTTCTCATACAG GACTTGAAACCAGATTGGTGGTTGAGAAAGGTGTTTGGGATGACATATTTCACCTTGAAGGAGGTGGGCATGTTCATATGAAGTTGCAGTTTTTCCTCAATGAAGAAGAGCGCCAGCGAATTCGGATAATG AGGGAATCTGCACTGAAGAAGAAACATGAAGAGCTTTGCAATAGTGGCCATGGAAGTCCCAAAAATGCTTCTGTTAGTTTTAGTGAAGCCAGTCAACTGTCTGTCCCCTTAAACAACCCCAAGGATGCCAAATTTGATATCGACAACAGAGACAGAAGTTATTCTATTCAGAAGCAAAAGAGCACA GATTCAGTTCCTTCAGAACTAGAGAAGCATAATAACTCAAAGAATAAGCATGAAGAGCTTCGTGATAGCGGTCATGGAAGTCCCAACAAGGCTTCTGTTAGTTATAGTGAAGTTTCAG GATCAAAAGAAAGTTCATTCCGAAGTGGATTGCTAGCCAATGAAGCCAATCAAGTGTCTGTCCCCTTAAACAACGTCAAGGATGCCAATTTCGATATCACTAGCAGAAACAGAAGTTCTATTCAGAAGCAAAAGAGCACA GATTCAGTTCCTTCAGAACTAGAGAAGCGCAATAACTCGAAGAAGCCGAGACCTGCAGAGAAAGGCCATAGCAATGTAAAGAACATGATAAATGCATTTGAGGGTAGTCTATATCAG GATGTGAGACCTTCTATTAAACCACCACCGAAAATATCTCAGACGAGAAAGATAGGAGCCAACTCTTTTCTAGTAAATTCACATCTCAATGAAGCTGAGACAGAAAAGATCAAACCGCCAAAGGTAACATTAGGAACAATCAATAGGGAAAAAGTGCAGACATTTGGTTCAGTGGAACCTATATATGGGGCTGCACCATCCAAAGAAAGTGAGCAGTTGAAggataaatttaaagttaaacAAAGAGAAAGTGTggtgaaggaagagaagaaatattCCAAAGATTTCAAGAGAGCATCAATAACAGAAAAAGGCGAATTTTCTCAAAGAATCCTTGACAAGTATTCAAAAGGTAACCAATCTTGGAACCTGTTTTCTGCAAAGCAATACTCTAGAAGAAAATCGGTAACAAAGGAGGGTAgagaagaaaattttcaaaaggaTCCACGAGAAGCTGAAGGAACTTCAAATGGAAAACGAAAATCAGTGGCTATTTGGAGTAATCACCATTGTTCCATTGGTAGCTCTGGCCTCTGGATATTTCCAGGTGAAGCGAAATGCTCATGCATAACAACTGGGGCCAAACAAACAATGGATCAAATGGGAGGTTTTTGCGATGAAGCAAATACCCACCAAATAAATTTGAGTTCTTGTGATCCAAAAAGCACAGGAGAG GCTAATGATGCTGATGCTGGCACTGCTGTTGTGGAGAATGAAGATGGGAAGACTTCTGAAAAGTTAGGACGAAGGGTTGAGACTTCCATGAATCCTGAGGAATCCATTGGACCTTTTGGAAAG GTGATTAAAGTCGTAGTCATGGCGGGCTTTGCAACTTTGGTTCTCCTAACAAGAACATACAGGCATTCATGTTTTGT ATGA